The Sulfuricystis thermophila genome segment GTAGCTCTCCAGATCCTTGCCCTCGATGTATTCCTGATGATAGCGGTGGATGCGCTCCACCTCTTCCTTCGAACCGAAGATGAACGGCGCACGCTGGTGCAACTCGGACGGTTTGATGTCGAGAATGCGGTTTCTGCCGGTGATTGCCGCACCGCCGGCCTGTTCGATGATGAAAGCGATCGGGCTGGTCTCATAGATCAGACCCAGGCGACCGCCCTGCCCGCGGGTGCGTTCGTCATGCGGATAGAGGAACACACCGCCGCGCGTCAGGATACGGTAGGCCTCGGCGACCAAGGACGCCACCCAGCGCATGCCGAAATCCTTGCCGCGTGGGCCATCCTTGCCCTGCATACACTCATGCACATAGCGGCGCACCGGCGGTTCCCAGTATTTCTCGTTCGACGCGTTGATCGCAAACGTCGATGCCTCGGTGGGAATCTTGATCTGCGGGTGGGTGAGTATGTACTCGCCGATCTCACGGTCGAGGGTGAAGCCATCCACGCCGTGGCCCGTCGTGAGGATCAGTCGTGTCGAGGCGCCATACTGGACGATGCCTGCCGCGAGCATTTCCTTGCCGGGCTGCAGGAAATCCTCTTCTTTGGGTTTGCGCTTCGGATCGGGCGCGCGCATGATCGAAAAGATCGTGCCGGTCTGGAAATTGATGTCGAGATTGCCCGAACCATTGAGAGGATCGAACGCCAGCAGATACTTGCCGCGCGGCTGGGCCTGGACGATGCCATCGATGTCCTCGGAAGCCATAGCAGCGAGATGGCCCGTCGCCATCGCTGCCTGGAGCATGACATCGTTGGCCAAGGCCTCGATCTTTTGGTTCAACTCCTTGCCGGAGGCGATCAGCGCACCCTTGCCGACCACGTTGGCGATCACCTTGCTCGCCGTAGCGATATCGGTGAGCAGGCCGGTGAAATCCCCGGTCGTACCGGGAATCTTCCGCTGAAATTCGTTCATGAACTGGGACAGCGTAACGCGCCCTGTTTCCATGTTCCCCTCCTAATCGTTGGCCGCCAGTGAAAAACGACTTATTCTAGGTATCTGCAGGCCGCATTCCCATGCCCGAGAAAAATCCCCGCCCCCGCCTTACGGAGGGGGCGGGGCAAAACTGGCTAAACGCCAGAGGGAGTGGAGAAACGGTTAGCCGGCGACCTGCTCTTCCAACCCGACTCAAGCAGGGCCGCCGTGCAGATAAGCGGACTCTAAAGAACAGCACCCATAAGAACAAGTCACTTTTTCTTATGGTGTGAATAAGACGATTACCGCTGCAGCGCAGCATCTCGTGGGATTGTCCGCTCGGCACAGGATGACAACTGGAATACAGCCACCTATAATCGGCGCCGTCAAACTGCTGCAGAAGGGGTTTCCAAGCCCTCAAAAGGGTGCCCTGAACATCTTCAGCGGTTTTTGACGACTCCAGCGGTTGGCATAGTTGGGTTGGGGATTTTTTTCGCGCCTACCCATGGTTTTCGCGCCTACCCATGGTGCGAGCTTACTTGCCAACTTGGACTCGACAACTTCAAGAAGGGGAGCTTTCCATGCCTGCTTTTCGTTACTCCATCCCGAGCGCAATATTCATAGCCTTGTTTATGGCTGGCTGCGTCAGCACCGGGCCTACCATCGGCTCCAAGGATGCAGAAACCGTGGCCACTGGCTCTGCAGCCGGGTCCTCTGCTGAAAATGCCAACACCCAGCTCGAAAAATGCGATAGCCCGTTAGGTACTGCAGCACTGGTCGAGGAAACCACTGCAGACTGGTATCGTATTTTCACCACTGAATACAAGCTCGGTTCGACTACCCCCGTGCTGCGTTTGCTCATGCAGCAAAGCAATTGCTTCGTCGTGGTCGAACGTGGCCGCGCCTTCCAAATGATGGAACGCGAACGACAGATTGCCGGAGCGGGTCAAGCCCGGGCTGGCAGCAATTTCGGTGGTGGTCAGATGGTTGCGGCGGATTACAGCATTTCTCCTGAAGTTCTCGTTTCTGCACGCAATACGGGTGGCGCTGGGGGTGGTTTGGCGGGTGTCAGCGGCGGACTGGGACTCATTGGCGCAATCGCCGGTTCAATCCGCACCAATGAGGCAGCCGTGATGCTGACCTTGATCGACAACCGATCCGGCGTGCAGATTGCAGCTTCTCAAGGCGCTTCCAAGAACACCGACTTCAGTCTCGGTGGTTTGCTGATCGGCGGCGGCGCAGGCGCCGGTCTCGGCGGTTATTCGAATACCCCTCAGGGCAAGGTCGTCGTCGCGGCTTTTACCGACGCCTACAACCAGATGATCCGCGCTTTGCGAAATTACAAGGCACAGCAGGTCCAAGGGCAGGGATTGGGCACTGGCGGCAAGCTGCAGGTCGATGGCGCACCCGCGCCAGCACCTGCCCCTGCACCGACCACCAAGCCGAAAACCAAGTCCTCGACTAAAAAGGTTACGTCTTCTACCAGCCAGACGGCCCAATAGCTTTCTTTTGCCCTCGCACCAGCGCCGACTATCGGCGCTGGCGTTTGTTTTCATTTCGTCAGGCTCAGGTAAAGCATCGGCAACTGCTCAGGCAGCCGCTCGATCCGATCGAGCACCCGCCAGCGGTGGCCGAAGATCTCGCGCACGTAGTCGTCGGCCTTCGGATCGAGCGAGAGACAAAAGCTCGCAATCCCCTGCGCATCGAGCTCTTCGACGGCCCTCTTTGCATCCGCCTTCAGATGCTCCGGATCGGTGACGTCGATGTCGGCCGGTTCGCCGTCGGTCAAGACGAGCAAGATACGTTTGTCGGCCTTGCGGGCGGAAAGATAATGCCCGGCATGCCGAAGCGCCGCGCCCATCCGGGTCGAAAAGCGTGCCTGCATCGCAGCGACGCGGGCCTTCACCGTGTCGTCCCAGCGTTCTGAAAAGCCCTTGAGGTGCAGATAGCGCACCTCGTGGCGCGTGTTGGAATGAAAACCGGCGATCGCCAGCGGGTCGCCGAGGCGGTCGATCGCCCAGGCGAGCAATGACACGGCCTCCTGGCCCAGTTCGAGGATGGTTTGTGCCGTGCCGCCAGCGCCGACCTCTCGAGGTGAGTCGGCGCCCGGCGGGACGCTCCGATTTCCGCCAGCGCCGACTTTCTGATTGAGCGATTCGGAAAGATCGACGAGCAACAGCACGGCGATATTGCGGCCATCGGTTCGATGACTCATGTTGATGCGCGGCTCCGGCTGGCTGCCGGCCTTGAAGTCGATCAGCGAGCGGATCGCCACGTCGAGATCGAGCTCGCTGCCCTCCTCCTGATAGCGGATGCGCACCTTGTCCTGCGGCTTCAAAAGATCGAGCAAGCGCTTGAGATGCTTGGCGAGCGCGGCATGTTTGGCGAGCAAGCGATCGATGTCCGCCGGATTGCCCGACGGATGCAGCGCTTCATAGACACTCACCCAGTCGGGGCGATAGGTCTTCGATCCGTAGTCCCATTCCGGATAGTGGCGCGGCGGCAGGCCGACGATTTCGGACTCCTTCGCCAGCCGCCTGTCGGGATCGTCGAAGAATTCCTCGTCGTCGGAATCCTCGATGTAGCGCCACAGATGCCGGTTGTCGTCGCGGTAATCGACCTCGGTGTCCTCGAAGCGCACCTTCGGCAACTGGTCGCTCTGGCGGCGTGTCTTCGCGACATAGGCGAGCGCAAGCTCGGCGATTGCGGTAGTGTTCGACGTACCGGAAGCCAGCAGCGCATGAAAGCGCGCCACCGTCTCATTGATCGCCGCTTCGCGGTAGCCGTGCGCCGGATCGAGGCAGGCGCGCGAGAGCATCGCCAGCCGGTGACGCAGGCAGGAGGTGGTTTCGGGATCACAGGCATCCTCCACGGGCTTCGGATGCAGCGCGAGGAAGATGCGCGCCAATCCCGGGTATTCGCGCATCAACAAACAATCGATGCGCGCGTCCTCGAGAAATTCGACCGCCAGGCGCTGGAACGGACTCCAGTTGTCGGCGATCTGGGCCTCGCTCCAGCGCCGGTGGCCGACCATGTGAGCCAGCGTCGCCCGATAGCGGTCGATGCCGGAGACACCGCGAGCGTCGTCATAGACGTCAGGAACGCGCAAACCCAGCTTGTCGAAATAAGGCATCGGCTTGCGCAGCTCATCGAAGGCCGTCGAATAGGGCACCAGATGGTCGGCCTCATTCCACAGCCCGCGCAAGTAGAGATCGAGCTGGCGTTCGACGTCGGCAAACAAGGTGCCATGTCGCTC includes the following:
- a CDS encoding class 1 fructose-bisphosphatase, which produces METGRVTLSQFMNEFQRKIPGTTGDFTGLLTDIATASKVIANVVGKGALIASGKELNQKIEALANDVMLQAAMATGHLAAMASEDIDGIVQAQPRGKYLLAFDPLNGSGNLDINFQTGTIFSIMRAPDPKRKPKEEDFLQPGKEMLAAGIVQYGASTRLILTTGHGVDGFTLDREIGEYILTHPQIKIPTEASTFAINASNEKYWEPPVRRYVHECMQGKDGPRGKDFGMRWVASLVAEAYRILTRGGVFLYPHDERTRGQGGRLGLIYETSPIAFIIEQAGGAAITGRNRILDIKPSELHQRAPFIFGSKEEVERIHRYHQEYIEGKDLESYDMPLFSTRSLFR
- a CDS encoding CsgG/HfaB family protein; translated protein: MPAFRYSIPSAIFIALFMAGCVSTGPTIGSKDAETVATGSAAGSSAENANTQLEKCDSPLGTAALVEETTADWYRIFTTEYKLGSTTPVLRLLMQQSNCFVVVERGRAFQMMERERQIAGAGQARAGSNFGGGQMVAADYSISPEVLVSARNTGGAGGGLAGVSGGLGLIGAIAGSIRTNEAAVMLTLIDNRSGVQIAASQGASKNTDFSLGGLLIGGGAGAGLGGYSNTPQGKVVVAAFTDAYNQMIRALRNYKAQQVQGQGLGTGGKLQVDGAPAPAPAPAPTTKPKTKSSTKKVTSSTSQTAQ
- a CDS encoding nitric oxide reductase activation protein NorD → MSSADPALTSYQHPLMREYWARLDTRFPQVAEVFEEMMAEALLVIERSDFDAYLDAARYLGKLGRGPEPMLVFLEEWPSVVRAVGMAALPAVMDFVRAMQKSPNGKAIGAFLQTLAAVARRLQSQEQLETYLAIARELMMRTTGSIHGHHATFPSPGLPHFFEQAPRLLDVLSLKGLKNWVEYGIRNYGHHPERQQDYFALRLADSRAVLQRERHGTLFADVERQLDLYLRGLWNEADHLVPYSTAFDELRKPMPYFDKLGLRVPDVYDDARGVSGIDRYRATLAHMVGHRRWSEAQIADNWSPFQRLAVEFLEDARIDCLLMREYPGLARIFLALHPKPVEDACDPETTSCLRHRLAMLSRACLDPAHGYREAAINETVARFHALLASGTSNTTAIAELALAYVAKTRRQSDQLPKVRFEDTEVDYRDDNRHLWRYIEDSDDEEFFDDPDRRLAKESEIVGLPPRHYPEWDYGSKTYRPDWVSVYEALHPSGNPADIDRLLAKHAALAKHLKRLLDLLKPQDKVRIRYQEEGSELDLDVAIRSLIDFKAGSQPEPRINMSHRTDGRNIAVLLLVDLSESLNQKVGAGGNRSVPPGADSPREVGAGGTAQTILELGQEAVSLLAWAIDRLGDPLAIAGFHSNTRHEVRYLHLKGFSERWDDTVKARVAAMQARFSTRMGAALRHAGHYLSARKADKRILLVLTDGEPADIDVTDPEHLKADAKRAVEELDAQGIASFCLSLDPKADDYVREIFGHRWRVLDRIERLPEQLPMLYLSLTK